A single region of the Drosophila miranda strain MSH22 chromosome 2, D.miranda_PacBio2.1, whole genome shotgun sequence genome encodes:
- the LOC108156820 gene encoding glycine-rich protein 5, which yields MGKNKGGGGGGGGGGGGGGNKKGGGVGGGSAGGAAAAAGAAGNKNKGGGAGGDKGGAKKGADQKPPPGAGKKGGKK from the exons ATGGGAAAAAATAagggcggcggcggtggtggtggaggaggaggtggaggcggCGGCAAT AAAAAAGGCGGCGGCGTTGGCGGTGGTAGTGCAGGAGGAGCCGCAGCAGCCGCTGGAGCTGCTGGAAATAAAAACAAAGGCGGTGGGGCTGGCGGTGACAAAGGTGGAGCCAAGAAAGGAGCAGACCAAAAGCCACCCCCAGGCGCTGGAAAGAAAGGAGGCAAGAAATAG
- the LOC108156819 gene encoding conserved oligomeric Golgi complex subunit 1 isoform X2 has product MTANLLNLNVDTLFEQHSVSEIDVVQKKIQTVVENKREELRTHVGERYRDLLKAADTIAAMQTSAATLIEQVHCVQANCRSLNEQQLLGFKTTAPATDAALQQRNASKKLQSYYGTMVQIKLLTSLPELIWTHIDNEQFFAATELFIFSRHISTGLQLDGKSALMRKLPVARKQWEILRPFHLTIKQAVLAVLEREELCPEIAVDCMQSLLLLEKCDLSSVLQTFLNLRASAFLNCLQSHFTEPRRVKERILASLGILNSTIELLDKCLLENGLLFTRLAECSASTCPPSISRMESSERQLAHLLPEIIAGFKPHFDVPKLSPKHLGMSLQQWLDKMNALAASQLQQIFALVSNMQTIQDIKSSARSTGRPSFLHLEQQLHFEHSELDFYATKYVPLINARVREIIRSSWAHAMKQTYEKVLSLIEAGVSTPSHQIWKEENDDLPLSLAAALSDQPKRLANRTKGYDSSTIDLCKQFDSQLADIVQELNVLLQEQTTRTEDKMSLIKFLRETAQEQVAEYLSKLKSLQLRERPALLQALRNSLALVELCPNLKLCFCQPPSWRQWDQSGAGIDHWQRICGLIEDEMLSLWLLIVEDVLTAHSCEKKLTKIISHEAVLRDFALWQTLILEQRDEEQEQSVQSTIRIPSQPRLSLQTYLHQLIQALNLAVPQTLPSKVLHVFNQKLLGQLLGHYEGLAAAECTKTSQNIALQLYFDLKFLQRVFAVSREERPLYDQIHSQQNNLRDCIDPFDFELFAEHISTHVARSTSRLQGELGVLTPYTPAPGQGTTASSALAHEADPNVLCLSTSGSTSLWFPLLPIVMPQAAGGLAGSERKQKPVETDKDFFELQS; this is encoded by the exons ATGACGGCAAATCTACTGAATTTAAATGTGGATACGCTGTTTGAGCAGCACAGCGTATCCGAGATCGATGTAGTGCAGAAAAAGATACAGACTGTGGTGGAGAACAAGCGCGAGGAGCTGCGCACTCATGTGGG AGAGCGGTACAGGGATCTGCTCAAGGCGGCCGACACCATTGCGGCCATGCAAACGTCGGCGGCAACCCTCATCGAGCAGGTGCACTGCGTCCAGGCGAATTGTCGGAGTCTTAATGAGCAGCAGCTCCTGGGCTTCAAGACCACGGCGCCCGCCACGGACGCAGCGCTGCAGCAGAGAAATGCCAGCAAGAAGCTGCAGAGCTACTATGGCACAATGGTGCAAATCAAGCTGCTGACGTCGCTGCCGGAGCTCATTTGGACGCACATTGATAACGAACAGTTTTTTGCGGCCACTGAGCTGTTCATCTTCAGTCGCCACATCAGCACAGGCCTGCAGCTGGATGGCAAGAGTGCGCTAATGCGAAAGCTGCCCGTGGCCCGCAAGCAATGGGAGATTCTACGGCCCTTCCACCTTACCATCAAGCAGGCAGTACTAGCCGTGTTGGAGCGCGAGGAACTATGCCCAGAGATCGCTGTGGACTGTATGCAGAGCCTACTCCTGCTGGAAAAGTGCGATCTCAGCTCTGTTCTGCAAACGTTTCTCAACCTGCGAGCCTCTGCCTTCCTGAATTGCCTCCAGAGCCATTTCACGGAACCGCGTCGCGTCAAGGAACGCATTTTGGCAAGTCTGGGCATTCTAAACAGCACCATAGAGCTGCTGGACAAGTGTCTGCTGG AGAACGGCCTTCTGTTCACTCGCCTAGCTGAATGTTCAGCGTCCACATGCCCGCCCAGCATTAGTCGGATGGAGAGCAGCGAGCGGCAGTTGGCCCATCTTTTGCCCGAAATCATAGCTGGCTTCAAGCCGCACTTTGATGTCCCAAAACTGTCGCCCAAGCATTTGGGCATGTCCCTTCAACAATGGCTGGACAAGATGAATGCTTTAGCCGCCTCACAGCTGCAGCAGATATTCGCTTTGGTCAGTAACATGCAGACCATTCAAGATATCAAATCGTCGGCCAGGTCCACAGGCAGGCCAAGCTTTCTTCATCTAGAGCAGCAGCTCCATTTTGAGCATTCCGAGCTGGACTTTTATGCCACAAAGTATGTACCCCTGATCAATGCCCGTGTGAGGGAGATCATACGCAGTAGTTGGGCTCACGCCATGAAGCAGACCTACGAGAAGGTGCTTTCTTTGATTGAGGCTGGGGTGTCGACGCCATCGCATCAGATCTGGAAAGAGGAGAACGATGACTTGCCCCTGAGCCTGGCAGCGGCACTCAGCGATCAGCCCAAGCGTTTGGCCAACCGCACCAAAGGCTATGACTCCTCAACCATTGATCTGTGCAAGCAGTTTGACTCTCAGCTAGCCGACATCGTCCAGGAGCTGAATGTCCTCCTTCAAGAGCAAACAACGCGAACGGAGGATAAGATGTCATTGATCAAATTCCTACGGGAAACGGCACAGGAGCAGGTTGCGGAGTATCTGTCCAAACTGAAGTCGCTGCAATTACGAGAGCGTCCTGCCCTGCTCCAGGCTCTGCGTAATAGTCTGGCATTGGTGGAACTGTGCCCCAACCTGAAGCTGTGCTTCTGTCAACCACCCAGCTGGCGTCAATGGGATCAGTCGGGTGCGGGCATTGACCACTGGCAACGTATTTGTGGTTTGATTGAAGACGAGATGCTGAGTCTCTGGCTGCTCATTGTGGAGGATGTCCTGACGGCTCACAGCTGCGAGAAGAAGCTTACAAAGATCATCAGTCATGAAGCGGTTTTGAGGGACTTTGCG CTCTGGCAAACGCTTATTCTGGAGCAGCGCGATGAGGAGCAGGAACAGAGCGTCCAGTCAACCATACGCATTCCCAGCCAACCGCGTCTCTCACTGCAAACGTATCTTCATCAGTTGATTCAGGCTCTAAACCTGGCTGTTCCCCAGACCCTGCCATCCAAAGTGTTGCATGTCTTCAACCAGAAACTTCTTGGGCAGCTGCTGGGACACTACGAGGGATTGGCGGCTGCAGAGTGCACGAAGACCAGCCAGAACATTGCCCTACAGCTTTACTTTGATCTGAAGTTTCTACAGCGCGTGTTTGCCGTCTCTCGCGAGGAGCGTCCTCTGTACGATCAGATCCATTCTCAGCAAAACAACCTGCGGGACTGCATCGATCCCTTCGACTTTGAGCTGTTTGCCGAGCACATCAGCACGCATGTCGCCCGCTCCACGTCTCGTCTCCAAGGCGAACTGGGGGTATTGACACCCTATACGCCAGCTCCTGGCCAAGGCACAACTGCATCGAGCGCCTTGGCCCACGAGGCGGATCCCAATGTGCTGTGCCTAAGCACTTCGGGCTCCACATCTCTTTGGTTCCCCTTGCTGCCGATTGTCATGCCGCAGGCTGCAGGTGGACTTGCTGGCAGTGAACGCAAACAGAAGCCCGTTGAGACAGATAAA GATTTCTTTGAATTGCAATCCTAA
- the LOC108157851 gene encoding LIM domain-binding protein 3, whose translation MNYLIQRGKLRQQAINLPEGLPEILSDITREVLRCQPTKECLCQFIIDYLHSVIVTREKAMVARSILDRALRQVDNIISDLCVCDLTKEKSDMMGQVMEDCFRNFLERRRCEMRRGKQTINFEDIDILEELLVKCKFSEEELAISRPAVESAYKRFVDAYMAAARGADGTEVLYQYFRDRELKRMREAMREHSATIIQAAWRGYLVRANLPQHICTCTCMEVDEAANEEEMRMDHAARVIQRFFRNCLTHMALKPIVDPCGEVTESSEKDSSSPKEATAKAEPDKDTTPPTPPPTAADTVVVTAQPSEILSEVPSQPAPGEEAVAAESEGIAAPELVAEEAAPVEPTEAVEEAPAGEEAPPTAEEAPPEAAEEPPAEESPAAPEEPPPPPPPEEEAPAAVAEEEAPPEEAPAEAPVEAPVEAPAEAPAEAPAEAPAEAPAEE comes from the exons ATGAATTACTTGATACAGCGCGGAAAACTCCGCCAGCAAGCGATTAATTTGCCGGAAGGACTTCCCGAAATACTTTCAGACATCACACGCGAGGTCCTGCGCTGCCAGCCAACAAAGGAATGCCTCTGCCAGTTCATCATCGACTATCTGCACTCTGTGATTGTGACACGAGAGAAGGCCATGG TTGCCAGAAGCATCCTGGATCGTGCTCTGCGCCAGGTTGACAACATCATCTCGGACCTGTGCGTTTGCGATCTGACTAAGGAAAAGTCTGATATGATGGGACAGGTGATGGAGGATTGCTTCCGCAACTTCCTTGAGCGGCGTCGCTGCGAGATGCGCCGCGGCAAGCAGACGATCAACTTCGAGGACATCGACATACTCGAGGAGCTGCTAGTGAAGTGCAAGTTCTCCGAGGAGGAGCTGGCCATATCCCGACCGGCCGTCGAGAGTGCCTACAAGCGTTTCGTGGACGCCTACATGGCGGCTGCTCGTGGCGCCGACGGCACAGAAGTGCTCTACCAGTACTTCCGAGATCGGGAGCTCAAGCGCATGCGCGAGGCCATGCGGGAGCACTCGGCCACCATTATCCAGGCCGCCTGGCGCGGCTATCTAGTGCGCGCCAACCTGCCACAGCACATATGCACCTGCACCTGCATGGAG GTTGATGAAGCTGCTAATGAAGAGGAAATGCGCATGGATCACGCTGCTCGCGTCATTCAGCGATTCTTCCGAAACTGCTTAACG CACATGGCTCTTAAGCCCATTGTAGATCCCTGTGGGGAAGTGACGGAATCTTCCGAAAAGGACAGCAGCTCCCCGAAGGAAGCGACGGCGAAGGCTGAGCCAGATAAGGATACAACTCCTCCGACTCCTCCTCCAACTGCTGCCGATACTGTCGTAGTCACTGCCCAACCTTCGGAGATTCTCTCCGAGGTTCCCTCGCAGCCGGCACCAGGAGAGGAAGCCGTCGCTGCAGAGTCTGAAGGAATTGCTGCTCCAGAACTAGTGGCTGAAGAAGCGGCTCCAGTGGAGCCGACAGAAGCTGTAGAAGAGGCCCCGGCAGGAGAAGAAGCCCCTCCCACCGCAGAAGAGGCACCGCCAGAGGCAGCAGAAGAACCACCAGCAGAAGAGTCACCAGCAGCTCCTGAAgagccaccaccaccaccgccaccagAAGAGGAAGCCCCAGCCGCAGTTGCAGAGGAAGAAGCTCCACCTGAGGAAGCCCCTGCCGAGGCACCAGTCGAGGCACCAGTCGAGGCACCAGCCGAGGCACCAGCCGAGGCACCAGCCGAGGCACCAGCCGAGGCACCAGCCGAGGAATAG
- the LOC108153881 gene encoding chymotrypsin-1, with product MGLTEILLLAVLSAGGATARLNSRQLSEDPPTQIVGGSDVPPGEYVPYQVSMQYRTSGGQAHFCGGSIISPNRILTAAHCCRGLNASRMTVVAGIRSLQESGSRSQVVSYSIHPKYQELVTSDVAVLFIEPPLEMNNVSIRAIEFTAKRKEFVGGGVPVTLTGWGLRLPVPVPFLDNVNYPNTLQRMSYHTIGNRQCREAGMESVTDTEICARGPFRGACSGDSGGPLVMQTENGLKQVGIVSYGLMVCGLYISPDVYTRVSTFSGWIQNHIE from the exons ATGGGGCTAACGGAGATTCTGCTGCTCGCGGTACTCTCTGCCGGAGGGGCCACAGCGCGTCTTAATT CTCGTCAGCTCAGTGAAGATCCACCCACTCAAATAGTTGGTGGTTCGGATGTTCCACCTGGAGAGTACGTTCCCTATCAGGTGTCCATGCAGTACAGAACCAGCGGCGGTCAGGCGCACTTTTGCGGCGGCTCTATTATATCTCCGAATCGCATCCTAACGGCTGCCCATTGCTGTCGCGGACTGAATGCATCGCGGATGACAGTTGTGGCCGGGATACGCAGCCTTCAGGAGAGCGGTTCACGTTCTCAGGTGGTGTCCTACAGCATACATCCAAAATATCAAGAGCTAGTCACCAGCGACGTAGCCGTGCTGTTCATTGAGCCGCCGCTGGAGATGAACAATGTCAGCATCAGGGCCATAGAGTTTACGGCAAAGCGAAAGGAGTTTGTCGGTGGTGGAGTTCCCGTAACACTCACAGGATGGGGTCTGCGACTGCCTGTTCCTGTTCCCTTCCTGGACAACGTCAACTATCCGAACACACTTCAGCGCATGAGCTATCATACGATAGGAAATAGGCAGTGCAGAGAGGCGGGCATGGAGAGTGTCACGGATACGGAGATCTGCGCCAGAGGTCCCTTCAGAGGCGCCTGTTCG GGCGACTCTGGCGGACCGCTGGTCATGCAAACGGAGAATGGACTGAAGCAGGTTGGCATCGTGTCCTATGGACTGATGGTCTGCGGTCTCTACATCTCCCCGGATGTCTACACTCGAGTGTCCACGTTCAGTGGATGGATACAAAACCACATAGAATAA
- the LOC108157787 gene encoding short-chain specific acyl-CoA dehydrogenase, mitochondrial yields the protein MQQVLRVRVALTLGQRSGSVWNASRDRGIASLAALSETHQILQNTCRDFANAELAPRARQHDREGLHPAEQIRRLGELGLMAVTVREEYGGSGLDYQAYAIGMEEVARGDAAVSVAMGVNNLFLGAVQLHGSEQQKQDFLVPYTQGEKIAFYALSEPGNGSDASAASTTAKLDGNSYQLNGTKAWISNSKEASGGVVFATIDKTLKHKGITAFLTAKDVPGLSVGKKESKMGMRASSTCQLVLDDVQVPQCQVLGGPGEGFKIAMQSLDCGRIGIAAQATGIAQAALELAVDYSQKRIAFGKQLSRMQLIQQKLADMATRVEVSRLLTCRAAWLKDNGLPITKEAAMAKLHASEAATYCAHQCIQILGGMGYTTDLPAEMYYRNARVTEIYEGTSEIQRIVIANAVLRELGSE from the exons ATGCAGCAGGTGTTGAGGGTCCGGGTCGCTCTGACGCTAG GTCAACGCTCGGGCAGCGTTTGGAATGCCAGCCGGGACAGAGGGATTGCCAGCCTGGCAGCTCTCTCCGAAACACACCAGATACTGCAGAATACCTGCCGGGACTTCGCCAATGCAGAGCTGGCTCCACGGGCCCGCCAGCATGATCGCGAGGGGCTGCACCCGGCGGAGCAGATACGCCGGCTGGGAGAACTCGGCCTAATGGCGGTGACAGTGCGGGAAGAGTATG GCGGCTCCGGACTCGACTACCAGGCCTATGCTATTGGCATGGAGGAGGTTGCTCGTGGCGATGCGGCCGTCTCCGTTGCAATGGGCGTCAACAACCTCTTCCTGGGCGCCGTACAGCTCCATGGAAGCGAGCAGCAGAAGCAAGACTTTCTGGTGCCCTACACCCAGGGCGAGAAGATTGCCTTCTATGCCCTGTCCGAGCCGGGAAACGGATCAGATGCCAGCGCCGCCAGCACCACGGCCAAGTTGGATGGGAATAGCTACCAGCTAAACGGCACCAAGGCATGGATATCCAATTCCAAGGAAGCCAGTGGCGGCGTCGTCTTTGCCACAATCGACAAGACGCTCAAGCACAAGGGTATCACGGCCTTCCTTACAGCCAAAGACGTGCCCGGTCTGTCTGTGGGCAAGAAGGAAAGCAAGATGGGAATGCGAGCCTCCTCCACGTGCCAGCTGGTGCTAGACGACGTCCAAGTGCCGCAGTGCCAGGTGCTGGGAGGCCCCGGCGAGGGCTTCAAAATCGCCATGCAGTCGCTGGACTGCGGCCGCATTGGAATTGCCGCCCAGGCTACGGGCATTGCACAGGCCGCTCTGGAACTGGCCGTAGACTACTCCCAGAAGCGTATTGCTTTTGGCAAGCAGCTCTCGCGGATGCAGCTCATCCAGCAGAAGCTGGCGGACATGGCGACGAGGGTGGAGGTGTCCCGGCTGCTAACCTGTCGGGCCGCTTGGCTCAAGGACAATGGTTTGCCCATCACCAAGGAGGCCGCGATGGCTAAGCTGCATGCCTCCGAGGCGGCCACATACTGCGCCCACCAATGCATCCAGATCCTGGGCGGAATGGGTTATACAACCGACTTGCCCGCAGAGATGTACTACCGTAACGCTCGAGTAACGGAGATCTACGAAGGAACCTCCGAAATTCAGCGAATTGTGATTGCCAATGCTGTGCTCAGGGAGCTGGGCAGTGAATGA
- the LOC108154377 gene encoding 4-coumarate--CoA ligase 1 codes for MAKLPCSYDAEKRIWKGIQLRCDYKPDTSLGKIIFKNMRNWPKNVCQISDTEEVEVTFQEALTWAIRIAQQLKKRGLTYTDVIGISAKNTTYVMPTAVGCLFNCTPFQSANPVLEESTIKHLYNISKPKLVFCDACNYDKLYSATSDFKPEIITLTGSVEGVLTIQDLLEPTKTEFFYQPEPLRDGPNQTLAILCSSGTTGMPKAVCVSNEILIQETSFVNGYDTIFISASLDWITGLWASIFSTVNGCTRIISSKPFSPDYFVYLVEKYKITYALIPPEHFCSLADCPEATPEALASLTKFNFGGGRMTQATLQRIQSLAKNAIFNSAYGMTEVGFMVFNHGHAKLTAAGNPLPNMQLRIVDDDGNNLGYNQTGEIYAHNGYSWNGYYGDPEATRVMQDEDGWFHTGDMGYFDEDDFLYITDRKKEVLKWKGLQFWPTEVENVILELPEVKRVCVVGIYDETQGDAGGALIVREKDANITAQQIKDHVAKRLPDTQKQLRAGVQFADEIPQNHNGKAVRRYARDLFLALSKK; via the exons atggcaaAGTTACCCTGCAGCTACGATGCGGAGAAGCGGATCTGGAAGGGCATCCAGCTTAGGTGCGACTACAAGCCCGACACCTCGTTGGGAAAGATCATCTTCAAGAACATGAGAAATTGGCCAAAGAATGTCTGCCAG ATCTCGGACACTGAGGAGGTGGAAGTTACCTTCCAGGAGGCTCTCACCTGGGCCATCCGCATTGCCCAGCAGTTGAAGAAACGTGGCTTGACCTACACCGATGTCATCGGCATCAGCGCCAAGAACACCACGTATGTGATGCCCACAGCTGTGGGATGTCTGTTCAATTGCACACCCTTCCAGTCAGCAAATCCAGTGCTTGAAGAAT CAACCATCAAGCATCTTTATAATATCTCAAAGCCCAAGCTGGTCTTCTGTGATGCTTGCAACTATGATAAACTATATTCCGCTACCTCGGATTTCAAGCCAGAAATCATAACGCTCACCGGTTCCGTTGAGGGAGTGCTCACTATTCAAGATCTGCTGGAGCCCACCAAAACTGAATTCTTTTACCA GCCGGAACCGCTGAGGGATGGACCAAATCAGACCCTGGCTATCCTCTGCTCTTCAGGAACTACGGGAATGCCCAAGGCTGTGTGTGTCTCCAACGAGATTCTCATCCAAGAGACGTC TTTTGTGAATGGCTACGATACCATCTTCATTTCGGCCAGTCTGGACTGGATCACGGGTCTGTGGGCCTCTATTTTCAGCACCGTGAATGGCTGCACCcgcatcatcagcagcaagCCCTTCAGTCCCGATTACTTTGTGTATCTGGTGGAGAAGTACAAGATCACCTATGCCCTCATCCCGCCGGAGCACTTCTGCTCCCTGGCCGACTGCCCCGAGGCGACGCCCGAGGCTCTGGCCAGTTTGACCAAGTTCAACTTTGGTGGCGGACGCATGACACAGGCCACGCTCCAGCGCATCCAGTCGTTGGCCAAGAACGCCATCTTCAACTCCGCCTACGGCATGACGGAGGTGGGCTTCATGGTCTTCAATCACGGCCATGCCAAGCTGACAGCCGCAGGCAATCCTTTGCCCAACATGCAGCTCCGCATTGTCGACGATGATGGCAACAATCTGGGGTACAACCAGACGGGCGAGATCTACGCCCACAATGGGTACTCGTGGAACGGCTACTACGGCGATCCGGAGGCCACTCGTGTGATGCAGGACGAAGATGGCTGGTTCCACACCGGGGACATGGGCTACTTTGACGAGGACGACTTCTTGTACATCACCGACCGCAAGAAGGAGGTACTCAAGTGGAAGGGACTCCAGTTCTGGCCCACCGAGGTGGAGAATGTCATCCTCGAGCTGCCGGAGGTTAAGCGCGTCTGTGTCGTGGGCATATATGATGAGACCCAGGGCGATGCTGGGGGGGCCCTGATCGTCAGGGAGAAGGACGCCAATATTACCGCTCAGCAAATCAAGGATCATGTGGCCAAACGTCTGCCGGACACTCAGAAGCAGCTCCGCGCCGGGGTACAGTTCGCTGACGAGATCCCACAGAACCATAACGGCAAGGCTGTGCGCCGCTACGCCCGCGATCTGTTCCTGGCCCTCTCCAAAAAGTGA
- the LOC108156819 gene encoding conserved oligomeric Golgi complex subunit 1 isoform X1: MTANLLNLNVDTLFEQHSVSEIDVVQKKIQTVVENKREELRTHVGERYRDLLKAADTIAAMQTSAATLIEQVHCVQANCRSLNEQQLLGFKTTAPATDAALQQRNASKKLQSYYGTMVQIKLLTSLPELIWTHIDNEQFFAATELFIFSRHISTGLQLDGKSALMRKLPVARKQWEILRPFHLTIKQAVLAVLEREELCPEIAVDCMQSLLLLEKCDLSSVLQTFLNLRASAFLNCLQSHFTEPRRVKERILASLGILNSTIELLDKCLLENGLLFTRLAECSASTCPPSISRMESSERQLAHLLPEIIAGFKPHFDVPKLSPKHLGMSLQQWLDKMNALAASQLQQIFALVSNMQTIQDIKSSARSTGRPSFLHLEQQLHFEHSELDFYATKYVPLINARVREIIRSSWAHAMKQTYEKVLSLIEAGVSTPSHQIWKEENDDLPLSLAAALSDQPKRLANRTKGYDSSTIDLCKQFDSQLADIVQELNVLLQEQTTRTEDKMSLIKFLRETAQEQVAEYLSKLKSLQLRERPALLQALRNSLALVELCPNLKLCFCQPPSWRQWDQSGAGIDHWQRICGLIEDEMLSLWLLIVEDVLTAHSCEKKLTKIISHEAVLRDFALWQTLILEQRDEEQEQSVQSTIRIPSQPRLSLQTYLHQLIQALNLAVPQTLPSKVLHVFNQKLLGQLLGHYEGLAAAECTKTSQNIALQLYFDLKFLQRVFAVSREERPLYDQIHSQQNNLRDCIDPFDFELFAEHISTHVARSTSRLQGELGVLTPYTPAPGQGTTASSALAHEADPNVLCLSTSGSTSLWFPLLPIVMPQAAGGLAGSERKQKPVETDKIAIATTATTTPTRKSGGSATTRKGDNSKSKSGAASFFGMSQEWFR; the protein is encoded by the exons ATGACGGCAAATCTACTGAATTTAAATGTGGATACGCTGTTTGAGCAGCACAGCGTATCCGAGATCGATGTAGTGCAGAAAAAGATACAGACTGTGGTGGAGAACAAGCGCGAGGAGCTGCGCACTCATGTGGG AGAGCGGTACAGGGATCTGCTCAAGGCGGCCGACACCATTGCGGCCATGCAAACGTCGGCGGCAACCCTCATCGAGCAGGTGCACTGCGTCCAGGCGAATTGTCGGAGTCTTAATGAGCAGCAGCTCCTGGGCTTCAAGACCACGGCGCCCGCCACGGACGCAGCGCTGCAGCAGAGAAATGCCAGCAAGAAGCTGCAGAGCTACTATGGCACAATGGTGCAAATCAAGCTGCTGACGTCGCTGCCGGAGCTCATTTGGACGCACATTGATAACGAACAGTTTTTTGCGGCCACTGAGCTGTTCATCTTCAGTCGCCACATCAGCACAGGCCTGCAGCTGGATGGCAAGAGTGCGCTAATGCGAAAGCTGCCCGTGGCCCGCAAGCAATGGGAGATTCTACGGCCCTTCCACCTTACCATCAAGCAGGCAGTACTAGCCGTGTTGGAGCGCGAGGAACTATGCCCAGAGATCGCTGTGGACTGTATGCAGAGCCTACTCCTGCTGGAAAAGTGCGATCTCAGCTCTGTTCTGCAAACGTTTCTCAACCTGCGAGCCTCTGCCTTCCTGAATTGCCTCCAGAGCCATTTCACGGAACCGCGTCGCGTCAAGGAACGCATTTTGGCAAGTCTGGGCATTCTAAACAGCACCATAGAGCTGCTGGACAAGTGTCTGCTGG AGAACGGCCTTCTGTTCACTCGCCTAGCTGAATGTTCAGCGTCCACATGCCCGCCCAGCATTAGTCGGATGGAGAGCAGCGAGCGGCAGTTGGCCCATCTTTTGCCCGAAATCATAGCTGGCTTCAAGCCGCACTTTGATGTCCCAAAACTGTCGCCCAAGCATTTGGGCATGTCCCTTCAACAATGGCTGGACAAGATGAATGCTTTAGCCGCCTCACAGCTGCAGCAGATATTCGCTTTGGTCAGTAACATGCAGACCATTCAAGATATCAAATCGTCGGCCAGGTCCACAGGCAGGCCAAGCTTTCTTCATCTAGAGCAGCAGCTCCATTTTGAGCATTCCGAGCTGGACTTTTATGCCACAAAGTATGTACCCCTGATCAATGCCCGTGTGAGGGAGATCATACGCAGTAGTTGGGCTCACGCCATGAAGCAGACCTACGAGAAGGTGCTTTCTTTGATTGAGGCTGGGGTGTCGACGCCATCGCATCAGATCTGGAAAGAGGAGAACGATGACTTGCCCCTGAGCCTGGCAGCGGCACTCAGCGATCAGCCCAAGCGTTTGGCCAACCGCACCAAAGGCTATGACTCCTCAACCATTGATCTGTGCAAGCAGTTTGACTCTCAGCTAGCCGACATCGTCCAGGAGCTGAATGTCCTCCTTCAAGAGCAAACAACGCGAACGGAGGATAAGATGTCATTGATCAAATTCCTACGGGAAACGGCACAGGAGCAGGTTGCGGAGTATCTGTCCAAACTGAAGTCGCTGCAATTACGAGAGCGTCCTGCCCTGCTCCAGGCTCTGCGTAATAGTCTGGCATTGGTGGAACTGTGCCCCAACCTGAAGCTGTGCTTCTGTCAACCACCCAGCTGGCGTCAATGGGATCAGTCGGGTGCGGGCATTGACCACTGGCAACGTATTTGTGGTTTGATTGAAGACGAGATGCTGAGTCTCTGGCTGCTCATTGTGGAGGATGTCCTGACGGCTCACAGCTGCGAGAAGAAGCTTACAAAGATCATCAGTCATGAAGCGGTTTTGAGGGACTTTGCG CTCTGGCAAACGCTTATTCTGGAGCAGCGCGATGAGGAGCAGGAACAGAGCGTCCAGTCAACCATACGCATTCCCAGCCAACCGCGTCTCTCACTGCAAACGTATCTTCATCAGTTGATTCAGGCTCTAAACCTGGCTGTTCCCCAGACCCTGCCATCCAAAGTGTTGCATGTCTTCAACCAGAAACTTCTTGGGCAGCTGCTGGGACACTACGAGGGATTGGCGGCTGCAGAGTGCACGAAGACCAGCCAGAACATTGCCCTACAGCTTTACTTTGATCTGAAGTTTCTACAGCGCGTGTTTGCCGTCTCTCGCGAGGAGCGTCCTCTGTACGATCAGATCCATTCTCAGCAAAACAACCTGCGGGACTGCATCGATCCCTTCGACTTTGAGCTGTTTGCCGAGCACATCAGCACGCATGTCGCCCGCTCCACGTCTCGTCTCCAAGGCGAACTGGGGGTATTGACACCCTATACGCCAGCTCCTGGCCAAGGCACAACTGCATCGAGCGCCTTGGCCCACGAGGCGGATCCCAATGTGCTGTGCCTAAGCACTTCGGGCTCCACATCTCTTTGGTTCCCCTTGCTGCCGATTGTCATGCCGCAGGCTGCAGGTGGACTTGCTGGCAGTGAACGCAAACAGAAGCCCGTTGAGACAGATAAA ATAGCGATTGCGACGACAGCGACAACGACACCCACAAGGAAATCGGGTGGCAGTGCCACCACACGCAAGGGCGATAATAGCAAATCCAAATCGGGCGCAGCTTCATTCTTCGGCATGTCCCAGGAGTGGTTTCGCTAG